A genomic stretch from uncultured Pseudodesulfovibrio sp. includes:
- the nth gene encoding endonuclease III, translated as MKKNERALEIYARLAKRYPSPTPALTWSTPWELLVATALSAQCTDERVNKVTPIFFERWPDIEDAANADVADIEEVVRSTGFFRNKAKNIKAAAHRIMTEYNGKVPQTMAELVTLGGVARKTASIVLSNAFGVNEGIAVDTHVKRLAFRMGLTTKTDPIPIEKDLMPLYPREQWGDINHYLVFYGRDVCPARKPKCDICELNDICPKKGVK; from the coding sequence ATGAAGAAGAATGAACGCGCCCTGGAAATATATGCACGTCTGGCCAAACGGTACCCTTCTCCCACACCGGCTCTGACATGGTCCACACCATGGGAATTGCTTGTGGCAACAGCTCTGTCTGCCCAATGCACGGATGAACGGGTAAACAAGGTCACACCGATCTTTTTTGAACGATGGCCCGACATTGAAGACGCCGCCAACGCTGATGTGGCAGACATTGAGGAAGTTGTTCGATCTACAGGATTTTTCCGCAACAAGGCCAAGAACATCAAAGCTGCTGCCCATCGCATCATGACCGAATACAACGGCAAAGTACCGCAGACCATGGCGGAACTCGTCACCCTTGGCGGTGTGGCACGAAAAACGGCCAGCATAGTTTTATCAAACGCGTTCGGTGTTAACGAAGGCATTGCCGTGGACACCCACGTGAAACGACTTGCCTTCCGAATGGGCCTGACCACCAAGACAGACCCTATCCCTATTGAAAAAGACCTCATGCCGCTCTATCCTCGTGAACAATGGGGAGACATCAACCACTATCTCGTTTTCTATGGTCGCGATGTCTGTCCGGCACGAAAACCCAAATGCGACATATGCGAACTCAACGACATCTGCCCAAAAAAGGGAGTCAAATAA
- the cutA gene encoding divalent-cation tolerance protein CutA, translating into MAEAMIYMTCQTITEAENIGTVLVERRLAACVNIIDGIKSMYWWKDKVEHANEIVLIAKTRDSLVDELTDAVKAMHTYEVPCIVAIPITGGNPDFLRWINSETMRS; encoded by the coding sequence ATGGCTGAAGCAATGATTTATATGACATGTCAAACCATCACCGAGGCGGAAAATATCGGGACAGTTCTCGTTGAGCGACGACTGGCAGCCTGTGTGAACATTATCGACGGAATAAAATCCATGTATTGGTGGAAGGACAAGGTGGAGCATGCGAATGAAATCGTGCTTATTGCGAAGACTCGGGACAGTCTTGTCGACGAGTTGACCGATGCGGTCAAGGCCATGCATACATATGAAGTACCGTGTATAGTGGCTATTCCCATTACCGGTGGCAACCCGGATTTTCTACGGTGGATCAATTCGGAAACTATGAGATCATGA
- a CDS encoding carbohydrate kinase family protein — translation MNIYVTGSLAFDRIMSFPDKFSNHILPDKIHILNVCFLVDGLTERFGGTAGNIAYNLALLDKKSIILSQVGKDFAAYDERLHQVGCSMEGIRTLDQEFTAGAYITTDQSDNQITGFNPGAMKYPCQFDMSKINGEDALGIISPGNLGDMIDHPKYYRENKIPFIFDPGQQIPAFSGDQLKDAFQGAEILITNDYELEMIMNSTGMSKDDILDSVSYLITTLGEKGSVVNCNGEETHVDVVPAEAVVDPTGAGDAFRAGLLKGLSLDKTVVEACKFGATCATYAVEKNGTQEHSFTMDEFTARYEATFGPME, via the coding sequence ATGAATATTTATGTTACCGGATCTCTTGCTTTTGACCGCATCATGTCGTTTCCCGACAAGTTCTCCAACCATATCCTTCCTGACAAAATTCATATTTTGAATGTGTGTTTCCTTGTGGATGGCCTGACCGAAAGGTTTGGCGGTACCGCCGGGAACATCGCTTACAACCTTGCATTGCTTGACAAAAAATCCATCATTCTTAGCCAGGTAGGTAAAGATTTTGCTGCATATGATGAGCGTCTGCATCAGGTCGGATGCTCCATGGAAGGTATTCGCACTCTCGATCAGGAATTCACTGCCGGTGCCTATATCACCACCGATCAGTCAGACAATCAGATCACTGGTTTCAATCCCGGTGCCATGAAATATCCCTGTCAGTTTGACATGTCCAAAATCAACGGTGAAGACGCGTTGGGTATTATTTCTCCCGGCAACCTGGGCGATATGATTGATCATCCAAAATACTATCGTGAGAACAAGATACCCTTTATTTTTGATCCGGGTCAGCAGATTCCCGCATTCTCCGGCGACCAGTTGAAAGATGCTTTCCAAGGCGCAGAAATTCTCATCACCAATGATTACGAGTTGGAGATGATTATGAATTCCACAGGAATGTCCAAAGATGATATTCTGGATTCCGTGTCCTATCTTATTACAACGCTTGGTGAAAAGGGATCTGTGGTCAATTGCAACGGTGAAGAAACCCATGTTGATGTTGTTCCCGCCGAAGCTGTGGTCGATCCTACCGGTGCCGGTGACGCATTCCGTGCGGGGCTCCTCAAAGGGTTGTCGCTGGACAAGACCGTCGTCGAAGCGTGCAAGTTCGGAGCAACGTGTGCAACCTATGCCGTGGAAAAAAACGGGACACAGGAACATTCCTTCACCATGGATGAATTCACTGCTCGTTATGAGGCCACCTTCGGTCCGATGGAATAA
- a CDS encoding aminoglycoside phosphotransferase family protein has protein sequence MIELKIESIEAYLKRAFGDDARLVGAGDIGNLDEQGMKGFGYGKPLLLRFEAGGEFREAVLSVMKGDKYGHQFYWDRGAILMFQYETSARMEKHVHPLGLGYVDHSDALVPMDEPKEFFILNEKLEGHDYFLDLDRIKSGDFRESDVETAREFARWLARVHSVKLDDTHLYYRRIRNLLGSSECILGLIDEAFPHSYIPFDDNHFMALEKRLIDWRWKLKEYTHRLSAVHGDFHPWNVLVTDGGDFSVLDRSRGEWGEPAGDLATMAINYLLWSLYDHDGMSGPFERMYRAYIEEYLALTGDMEIFEVMAPFCVFRGLVIASPEWYPDHPESVRRRLFNFVGNVLEDDVFDWENINKYLE, from the coding sequence ATGATCGAATTGAAGATCGAATCCATTGAGGCTTATTTGAAGCGTGCTTTCGGAGATGACGCCCGACTCGTCGGGGCTGGTGATATCGGCAACCTGGATGAACAGGGTATGAAAGGCTTTGGCTACGGCAAGCCCCTGTTGCTTCGGTTTGAGGCCGGTGGAGAATTCCGAGAGGCCGTTCTGTCCGTCATGAAGGGGGATAAGTACGGCCATCAGTTTTACTGGGACAGGGGGGCTATTCTCATGTTCCAGTATGAGACCTCTGCACGAATGGAGAAGCATGTCCATCCGCTCGGGCTTGGGTATGTTGATCATTCCGATGCTCTTGTTCCAATGGACGAACCAAAGGAATTCTTCATTCTCAACGAAAAGCTGGAAGGACACGATTACTTCCTTGACCTTGATCGGATCAAGTCCGGCGACTTTCGTGAGTCTGATGTTGAAACTGCCCGTGAATTTGCCCGGTGGCTGGCGCGGGTGCACAGCGTCAAACTCGACGATACTCATTTGTATTATCGGCGTATACGCAATCTGCTTGGTTCCAGTGAGTGCATTCTCGGGTTGATCGATGAAGCGTTCCCTCATTCTTATATACCTTTTGATGACAACCACTTCATGGCCTTGGAGAAAAGGCTCATCGACTGGCGATGGAAGCTCAAGGAATATACGCACAGGTTGAGTGCCGTGCATGGTGACTTCCACCCCTGGAATGTACTTGTCACGGATGGTGGTGATTTTTCTGTGCTTGATAGGAGTCGTGGAGAATGGGGAGAACCCGCCGGAGATCTGGCAACCATGGCCATCAATTATTTGTTGTGGAGTCTATACGATCACGATGGAATGAGTGGGCCATTTGAAAGGATGTATCGAGCGTATATTGAAGAATATCTGGCTCTGACAGGCGATATGGAAATATTTGAGGTCATGGCTCCATTTTGCGTTTTTCGTGGATTGGTCATTGCGTCACCGGAGTGGTACCCTGATCATCCCGAGTCGGTTCGTCGGCGTCTTTTTAATTTCGTAGGGAATGTGCTTGAGGATGATGTCTTTGATTGGGAGAACATCAACAAGTATCTGGAGTAG
- a CDS encoding adenylyl-sulfate kinase: MPENKAGWAIWIVGLPGCGKSTLANGILEHLATRGMSVTLLQMDERRKSYFPHPTYSSEEREKAYALFVDEVAGLVRQGVNVLMDGSAYRRSMRQYARQELPRFAEVFVQCDLSEAARRESSRPNGLVMAGLYAKALQRKKTGQQFEGLGEVIGVDVEFEMDPAAEFIVDNSQLDPRETLGKVLHFVDTWLANV, translated from the coding sequence ATGCCTGAGAACAAGGCCGGATGGGCTATCTGGATTGTCGGGCTTCCGGGATGTGGAAAGTCAACGTTAGCCAACGGAATACTTGAGCATCTGGCTACTCGGGGGATGTCTGTGACATTGCTTCAGATGGATGAACGACGGAAATCATATTTTCCGCACCCAACCTATTCGTCTGAAGAGCGTGAAAAGGCATACGCCCTGTTTGTTGATGAGGTGGCGGGACTCGTGCGGCAGGGTGTGAATGTGTTGATGGATGGTTCAGCATACAGACGATCCATGCGCCAATATGCGAGGCAGGAACTTCCTCGATTTGCAGAAGTTTTTGTCCAATGCGATCTGTCTGAGGCTGCCCGACGAGAATCAAGCCGACCGAATGGCCTTGTTATGGCTGGACTGTATGCCAAGGCGTTGCAACGCAAGAAGACTGGTCAGCAGTTCGAGGGGCTTGGTGAGGTCATCGGTGTGGACGTCGAATTCGAAATGGACCCGGCTGCAGAGTTCATTGTCGATAATTCCCAGCTCGATCCTCGGGAAACTTTGGGAAAAGTCTTGCACTTTGTGGACACATGGCTTGCCAATGTTTAA
- the miaB gene encoding tRNA (N6-isopentenyl adenosine(37)-C2)-methylthiotransferase MiaB, protein MKFHITTFGCQMNVHDSQWLSRALESRGWVEADESEAQVFILNTCSVRDKPEQKVYSELGRVAAHMKRDGNVFAAVGGCVAQQIGKGFFDRFPFVKLVFGSDGIAGAPNALERIAAGKEDRLALLDFVSIYEEREQPEEKSITIPETRQAFVNIMQGCDNFCSYCIVPYTRGRQKSRHPEAIIDECRLLVESGIREISLLGQNVNSFGLDKGGAGVSFAELLTKVAAIEGLDRLRFTTSHPKDIAPEVIAAFGELENLCPSLHLPMQAGSDRVLKAMRRKYDIARYLSIVEGLKNVRPDIALTTDIIVGFPGETEEDFQETLNMVERVGFESSFSFKYSDRPGVAAVNMEPKVSPEEASERLMRLQTLQNNITRKCLKNLVGIETDAFIEGLSRKQDGPQTAWKGRDPAGRIVNVDMDRDSGLVGMMVPVKIVEAKKHSLNGERTGEPW, encoded by the coding sequence ATGAAATTTCACATCACCACCTTCGGGTGTCAGATGAACGTGCACGATTCACAATGGCTCAGCCGCGCTCTGGAGAGCCGGGGCTGGGTCGAGGCGGACGAGTCCGAGGCGCAGGTTTTTATTCTCAATACATGCAGTGTGCGGGATAAACCGGAACAAAAAGTATACAGCGAACTCGGACGGGTCGCTGCGCATATGAAGCGTGACGGGAATGTCTTTGCCGCTGTCGGCGGTTGTGTGGCCCAGCAGATAGGAAAAGGGTTTTTCGACCGTTTCCCCTTTGTTAAGCTTGTGTTTGGTTCTGATGGAATCGCAGGCGCTCCTAATGCTTTGGAGCGGATTGCTGCCGGTAAAGAGGATCGTTTGGCTCTGCTCGATTTTGTTTCCATTTATGAAGAGCGTGAACAGCCGGAAGAAAAAAGCATAACCATTCCCGAGACGCGACAGGCGTTTGTGAATATCATGCAGGGATGTGATAATTTCTGTTCATATTGTATTGTGCCGTATACGCGCGGACGACAGAAATCTCGTCACCCCGAAGCTATTATTGATGAATGCCGTTTGCTGGTGGAAAGCGGAATTCGTGAAATATCTCTCCTTGGCCAGAATGTGAACAGTTTTGGGTTGGACAAGGGCGGCGCTGGTGTCAGCTTCGCAGAATTGCTGACAAAAGTTGCAGCTATTGAAGGATTGGACAGGCTCAGGTTCACAACTTCGCATCCCAAGGATATCGCACCTGAAGTCATTGCTGCTTTCGGCGAACTTGAAAATCTGTGTCCGTCACTTCATTTGCCCATGCAGGCCGGTTCAGACAGGGTACTCAAGGCCATGCGCCGCAAATATGATATTGCCCGATACCTTTCCATTGTCGAAGGATTGAAAAATGTTCGGCCTGACATTGCACTCACCACGGACATCATAGTCGGCTTTCCTGGCGAGACTGAAGAAGATTTTCAGGAAACGCTCAATATGGTCGAAAGAGTTGGGTTCGAATCAAGTTTTTCCTTCAAATACTCTGACCGACCAGGTGTGGCTGCTGTGAACATGGAGCCGAAAGTTTCTCCAGAAGAAGCTTCTGAGAGGCTGATGCGCTTGCAGACTCTGCAAAATAATATTACTAGAAAATGTCTAAAGAATTTAGTTGGCATTGAGACAGATGCGTTTATCGAAGGATTGAGCCGAAAGCAGGATGGTCCGCAGACTGCATGGAAGGGGCGTGATCCTGCCGGAAGAATCGTCAATGTGGACATGGATCGCGATAGCGGTCTTGTCGGAATGATGGTTCCTGTGAAGATTGTCGAAGCCAAAAAGCATTCCCTAAACGGGGAGAGGACGGGCGAGCCGTGGTAG
- a CDS encoding bifunctional nuclease family protein: MVEVEIFGLALDETGKSPIIVLKDMDETRVLPIWIGAVEAMSISMAINEVPFPRPMTHDLLLNTIHALGGKVTRVEITDIENGTFFAEIVVATDEETRRIDSRPSDAIAVAVRTECQILASESVLEEAGAPFPEHAETVISTEDSDTWVEELEKLSEDDIKYKM, encoded by the coding sequence GTGGTAGAGGTGGAAATATTTGGACTTGCATTGGACGAAACAGGCAAATCGCCTATTATCGTCCTTAAGGACATGGATGAGACAAGGGTCTTGCCCATCTGGATCGGAGCTGTGGAAGCCATGTCGATTTCCATGGCAATAAACGAGGTGCCTTTTCCCCGTCCCATGACACACGACTTGCTTCTCAATACAATTCACGCTCTGGGGGGTAAAGTTACCAGAGTAGAGATCACCGACATTGAAAACGGGACCTTCTTTGCAGAGATAGTTGTTGCCACAGACGAAGAAACACGTCGGATTGATAGCCGTCCGTCGGACGCCATAGCCGTGGCGGTACGAACCGAGTGTCAAATACTGGCGAGTGAATCTGTTCTTGAAGAAGCTGGGGCGCCTTTCCCGGAACATGCTGAGACGGTTATCAGTACCGAGGATTCGGATACGTGGGTTGAAGAGCTGGAAAAGCTCTCGGAAGACGATATTAAATACAAGATGTAG
- a CDS encoding histidinol phosphate phosphatase domain-containing protein, which yields MIDLHTHTIFSDGELIPAELVRRAEVAGYKAICMTDHADESTMYHTLENILRFVSKHGHFFDINVMAGVELTHVPPALIAGMVQDARKAGAQVVVMHGETPVEPVAPGTNLAAIEAGVDVLAHPGLITDEEVKLAVEKGVALEITTRGGHSYTNGHVAALARKHGAKLVVNNDAHAPRDLIGKDLRKTIALGAGLTVQEYRQTESNAWEIVQRCMK from the coding sequence ATGATTGATCTGCACACACACACGATTTTTAGTGATGGCGAACTCATTCCTGCCGAACTAGTCCGCAGGGCTGAGGTTGCCGGGTACAAAGCGATCTGTATGACCGATCATGCGGATGAGAGCACCATGTATCATACGCTGGAGAATATACTCCGGTTTGTAAGCAAGCATGGACATTTTTTCGACATCAATGTGATGGCAGGCGTTGAGTTGACCCATGTGCCGCCTGCTCTTATCGCAGGGATGGTGCAAGACGCGCGCAAGGCCGGTGCTCAGGTTGTCGTCATGCATGGTGAGACGCCTGTTGAACCCGTGGCCCCAGGAACAAATCTGGCGGCCATCGAAGCCGGTGTCGATGTTTTGGCCCATCCCGGTTTGATCACCGATGAAGAGGTGAAGCTTGCCGTGGAAAAGGGTGTGGCGCTGGAGATCACCACTCGAGGCGGCCACAGCTATACGAATGGACACGTTGCGGCCCTTGCTCGAAAGCACGGTGCGAAACTGGTCGTGAATAACGATGCCCATGCTCCGCGAGATCTTATAGGTAAGGATCTGCGTAAAACTATTGCACTTGGTGCAGGATTGACGGTGCAAGAATACCGTCAGACAGAGTCCAATGCCTGGGAGATCGTTCAGCGATGCATGAAGTAA
- a CDS encoding MotA/TolQ/ExbB proton channel family protein: MNFLPESDMLTLLTGATLAVKLVMIFLALMSVWSWTIIFFKFFTIGSARKKVMQGYDAFMEAKDLTSGLKVLGDKDQSPLSRVSTLAVQEFRLLEKADVNRERKRLLVKDTLRRVLKQGISKEMRILTRNLPFLATCANAAPFIGLFGTVWGIMHSFHSIGLAQSAALATVAPGISEALIATAIGLLVAIPATIFYNYFLGKLGEVETGMVDFAGAFLNRAEREIAWASKPEKK; the protein is encoded by the coding sequence ATGAATTTTTTGCCTGAGAGTGACATGTTGACCCTCCTGACAGGAGCAACCCTGGCGGTCAAACTTGTGATGATTTTTCTCGCCCTGATGTCCGTGTGGAGCTGGACCATCATTTTTTTCAAGTTTTTCACCATCGGCTCGGCCCGCAAAAAAGTCATGCAAGGGTATGATGCGTTCATGGAAGCAAAGGATCTGACCTCTGGTCTGAAAGTGCTTGGCGACAAGGACCAATCTCCTTTGTCTCGCGTATCGACTCTTGCGGTGCAGGAGTTTCGTCTGTTGGAGAAAGCGGATGTCAACCGTGAACGGAAACGGTTGCTCGTCAAGGACACCCTGCGGCGCGTTCTCAAGCAGGGCATATCCAAGGAAATGCGAATCCTGACACGTAACCTGCCCTTTTTGGCAACCTGCGCTAACGCGGCACCTTTTATCGGGCTTTTCGGTACTGTTTGGGGCATCATGCATTCCTTTCATTCCATTGGACTTGCCCAGTCTGCCGCCCTGGCTACCGTTGCTCCTGGTATATCAGAGGCACTGATTGCCACGGCTATCGGTTTGCTGGTCGCTATCCCAGCTACTATTTTCTACAACTATTTTCTCGGCAAACTCGGTGAAGTTGAGACTGGCATGGTTGATTTCGCCGGTGCTTTCCTGAACCGTGCCGAACGCGAAATAGCTTGGGCATCCAAGCCCGAGAAAAAGTAG
- the tolR gene encoding protein TolR, translating into MAIKTGGGFLNEINVTPFVDVMLVLLIIFMVTAPLMTQGVEVDLPVTKTVKNLPQDSEHLVLSVKKDGTLFLDEYQVGLDELQDHLKRLVATQKKQLFLRADKEVAYGTVVMIMGEIKGAGIDRLGIVAEKTVDPKKDKKQ; encoded by the coding sequence ATGGCTATCAAGACAGGTGGCGGTTTTCTCAACGAGATCAACGTCACACCATTCGTGGACGTGATGCTGGTACTCCTAATTATTTTCATGGTCACCGCACCATTGATGACACAGGGAGTCGAGGTGGACCTTCCTGTGACCAAAACGGTCAAGAATCTGCCACAGGATTCTGAACATCTGGTGTTGTCGGTCAAGAAAGATGGCACACTGTTTCTTGACGAATATCAGGTGGGACTGGACGAATTGCAGGATCATCTGAAACGTTTGGTTGCCACGCAGAAGAAGCAGCTTTTTCTGCGTGCTGATAAAGAAGTGGCCTACGGTACAGTGGTCATGATTATGGGTGAAATTAAGGGTGCTGGCATTGATCGTTTAGGTATTGTTGCGGAAAAAACCGTTGATCCAAAAAAAGATAAAAAACAGTAG
- a CDS encoding TonB family protein: MRQSIGFILSTLFHMALAVLAIYGVNTSGVRVNMDRPVYTVDLISLAPPPPGPPVEVMATAEPVAETPEVPVVEAKAEPVVEVAPTPVVEAKPEPEPEVKKISPKKVEKKVVVKKKEEKPKPKPQPKPKPKKTAEQLLAEGMAAAKATAKKQDQKKKKALADELAVLKKREGDQVYAHGGRPGGEEGGVVGGTVGGAGSGLSEVYGLIVGSAIKKHWRYPAFAGEANLVATVEIVLEADGKILSSKIIESSNNPEFDSSALRAIKETEYVEKPRTERDRILRINFNSQELSE, translated from the coding sequence ATGCGGCAAAGTATCGGTTTCATACTCTCCACCCTTTTTCATATGGCTTTGGCTGTACTCGCCATTTATGGCGTGAACACCTCTGGTGTCAGGGTAAATATGGATCGTCCCGTGTATACGGTTGATCTCATATCCCTTGCGCCGCCACCGCCTGGCCCACCAGTGGAGGTGATGGCGACTGCTGAGCCGGTTGCAGAGACTCCGGAAGTGCCGGTTGTCGAAGCCAAGGCAGAGCCTGTCGTTGAGGTGGCACCCACACCCGTGGTAGAGGCAAAACCTGAGCCCGAGCCTGAGGTCAAGAAGATCAGCCCCAAGAAGGTCGAGAAGAAGGTCGTAGTCAAAAAGAAAGAAGAGAAACCAAAGCCGAAACCTCAACCGAAGCCGAAGCCGAAAAAAACCGCTGAGCAGTTGTTGGCTGAAGGGATGGCGGCTGCAAAGGCGACAGCCAAGAAGCAGGATCAGAAAAAGAAGAAGGCCTTGGCCGACGAACTGGCCGTGCTTAAGAAGCGTGAAGGGGATCAGGTTTATGCCCATGGAGGGCGGCCCGGAGGAGAAGAGGGCGGTGTTGTCGGCGGTACTGTCGGTGGGGCCGGCTCCGGACTCTCCGAGGTGTATGGACTGATCGTCGGATCTGCCATCAAAAAGCACTGGCGATATCCCGCATTTGCCGGAGAAGCCAACCTCGTCGCGACTGTCGAGATCGTGCTTGAAGCCGATGGAAAAATTTTGTCCTCGAAGATCATCGAATCGTCAAATAATCCTGAATTTGACAGTTCCGCTCTTCGAGCCATCAAGGAAACAGAATATGTGGAGAAACCGAGAACCGAACGGGACCGGATTCTGCGTATTAATTTCAACAGCCAGGAACTCTCAGAGTAG
- a CDS encoding protein tolB encodes MKRILTICMSCVCACIMAVSAFAQGPLTVDIHGPGQRMVNITLLTPKGLDGSPLPEAAAKALQELVTNDLGYIPFLNIVPVTDLLGGDPSQGVKAADIDFKPLQLARVDLCMTTGWNGEYLEARVFETFSGRRVVGKSYRDVSKNLPLVADRFCSSFLEALTGKKGFFDSPIAFVKQEGKTKEIFTVLPQGRGLKRITKLGGYNLSPAWSDDGKRIAFTHIGKTRHELGIYDSESGKIKRIYKGLGTTVISPVYGPSGLLYVALNRNGTTNIYTLDTQYKPGKTLVKSPYIDVSPSFDRTGEKMTFTSARAGNPHIYLLEMKTGQIKRVTTTGRYNTHPCLSPDGRYIAYTHQTTEGHRIFLHDLHTGREKQLTFGPGNDEYPAFGPDGYFVAFASSRTGEYKLYLSTRHGDKPRMISTGNGPAFAPAWDTSLQW; translated from the coding sequence ATGAAACGGATTTTGACGATTTGTATGAGTTGTGTCTGTGCCTGTATCATGGCCGTATCGGCGTTCGCCCAAGGTCCGCTGACGGTTGATATTCATGGTCCAGGTCAACGTATGGTAAATATTACGCTTCTGACCCCCAAGGGGTTGGATGGTTCTCCATTGCCCGAAGCTGCTGCCAAAGCGCTTCAAGAGTTGGTTACCAATGATTTAGGCTATATCCCTTTTCTCAACATTGTGCCTGTGACAGATTTGCTGGGCGGTGATCCTAGCCAGGGTGTCAAGGCGGCAGATATTGATTTCAAGCCGCTTCAACTCGCGAGGGTTGATTTGTGTATGACTACCGGATGGAATGGGGAATATCTTGAAGCTCGCGTTTTCGAAACGTTCAGCGGACGTCGTGTGGTAGGAAAATCGTATCGTGATGTAAGCAAAAACCTGCCCTTGGTGGCGGATCGTTTTTGTTCTTCCTTCCTAGAAGCGCTGACCGGCAAGAAGGGGTTCTTTGACTCTCCCATCGCCTTCGTCAAGCAGGAAGGTAAGACAAAAGAAATCTTTACCGTACTTCCTCAAGGGCGAGGGCTGAAGAGGATCACGAAATTGGGCGGGTATAATTTGAGTCCTGCCTGGTCTGATGATGGTAAGCGGATCGCTTTTACCCATATAGGTAAAACTCGGCATGAGCTTGGTATTTACGACAGTGAATCCGGCAAGATAAAAAGAATATACAAGGGGTTGGGAACCACTGTTATTAGTCCTGTTTATGGGCCGAGTGGTTTATTGTATGTTGCTCTCAACCGAAACGGTACAACGAATATCTATACGCTGGATACACAGTACAAACCCGGGAAGACCTTGGTGAAAAGTCCATACATCGACGTTTCGCCGAGTTTTGACAGAACCGGAGAGAAGATGACGTTTACTTCTGCCCGAGCTGGCAATCCGCATATCTATCTATTGGAAATGAAGACAGGGCAGATTAAACGTGTCACGACCACCGGTAGATATAACACTCATCCTTGTTTGAGTCCTGACGGTCGTTATATAGCCTACACTCACCAAACAACTGAGGGGCACCGTATATTTTTGCATGATTTGCATACGGGCAGGGAAAAACAGCTGACTTTTGGTCCCGGAAACGATGAATACCCGGCTTTTGGCCCTGATGGGTATTTCGTGGCTTTCGCCTCCAGCCGGACCGGTGAATACAAGTTGTATCTTTCAACACGTCATGGTGATAAGCCAAGGATGATTTCTACTGGAAATGGTCCGGCTTTCGCTCCGGCATGGGATACTTCATTACAGTGGTAA
- the pal gene encoding peptidoglycan-associated lipoprotein Pal yields MKNRVYFGIVAILALSLFVFAGCAKKTTTTTPPENKIEVKDDSQWTPPPTEPKVDEATLAAEAEARAKAEAVVELSSVTINFAFDSYELNEEARAILALKASIMRKYTDVGVVVEGHCDERGTEEYNLALGERRARAAYEHLVILGVDPERMKIVSFGEERPLDPAHNESAWAKNRRAEFVVQ; encoded by the coding sequence ATGAAAAACAGAGTGTATTTTGGAATTGTGGCCATCTTGGCCCTGTCCCTTTTCGTCTTTGCTGGCTGTGCCAAAAAGACCACGACTACGACACCGCCTGAGAATAAAATCGAGGTCAAGGATGATTCTCAGTGGACTCCTCCGCCGACAGAACCCAAGGTTGATGAGGCTACTTTAGCCGCTGAAGCCGAGGCTCGAGCCAAAGCCGAAGCTGTTGTGGAGTTGTCCAGTGTCACTATTAATTTTGCTTTTGATTCCTATGAATTAAACGAGGAAGCTCGTGCAATTCTCGCTCTCAAGGCGAGTATCATGCGCAAGTATACAGATGTTGGTGTTGTCGTCGAAGGTCATTGTGACGAACGCGGTACCGAAGAATACAACCTTGCTCTGGGTGAACGTCGTGCACGTGCTGCGTATGAACATCTGGTCATTCTCGGTGTCGACCCCGAACGCATGAAGATCGTCAGTTTCGGCGAAGAGCGTCCCCTCGACCCTGCACACAATGAAAGTGCCTGGGCCAAGAACCGTCGAGCTGAGTTTGTGGTGCAATAA
- a CDS encoding phosphatidylglycerophosphatase A: MKTTSPIDTFATALATLGPIGHFPKAPGTWGSLASIVAAPWLFLSLPMWGRWAALATILLIGIWACSRAEVVFDKKDPGCVIIDELFGQWLALLFFQGMPIWYLLVGFGLFRFFDILKPWPVKWAENTFPGGLGVMLDDGVAGLYAMGGLHLLHYILSM; the protein is encoded by the coding sequence ATGAAAACAACTTCTCCCATTGATACATTCGCCACAGCATTGGCTACACTTGGGCCCATAGGCCACTTCCCGAAAGCACCGGGGACGTGGGGATCACTTGCTTCCATCGTTGCAGCCCCCTGGCTGTTTCTTAGCCTGCCAATGTGGGGACGGTGGGCCGCTTTGGCTACCATTCTTCTCATCGGCATATGGGCCTGTTCTCGTGCGGAAGTCGTATTCGACAAAAAAGACCCTGGTTGTGTCATCATCGACGAGTTATTCGGTCAATGGCTTGCCCTGCTCTTTTTTCAGGGAATGCCCATATGGTATCTTCTCGTCGGTTTTGGGCTGTTCCGTTTCTTCGATATTCTCAAGCCCTGGCCTGTCAAATGGGCCGAAAACACCTTTCCCGGTGGGCTTGGCGTCATGCTTGATGATGGAGTCGCGGGGTTATACGCCATGGGCGGACTGCACCTGCTTCACTATATTCTTTCCATGTAG